The genomic segment GTGATCTGCAGGGCGGTGAAGTCGCCGCTGTCGCTGCGCCGGATGCCGGACAGCAGCCCGTCGCTGATCGTCTGTTCCAGGCCTCGCGGGCTGCCGATGGCGTAGACACGGGCGCCGACCTTCATCCCGTCGACTCCCGCGATCGTCACCGCGGGCGCGCTGAAGTTCTTCACGTTGAGCAGGCACAGGTCGCGTTCCGGATCGCGATGCTCCAGCGTGGCGCCATAGCTGATGTTCTCGCGCGTCACCGAGAAGCGGGAGGCCTTCACCAGCACATGGCAGTTGGTGACCAGGCTGCCGGCGCCGATCACCACGGCGCTTCCGCCGGCCACCCTGTTGTTGCGCGCGTCGAACGTCTCGACGGTCCAGACGCTGGGCGCGAGGCGCTCGAACAACTGCTCGGGCGCCAGCGTCCCCGAATCCTGGGCTCCCGCGGCCGTTGCGAAGCCCGCCAGTGCCACGCCTGCGGCGAGCGCGCACGCCGCACTCTTCCGAGCTTCGAACATCCCATTTGCCTCCTGATGAGCAATGTAGCAGTTGGCGAGGAGGCGCGAAGCAGAATTCGGCCAAGCTGTCACAGGCCTCATGCGCGCGGCGTCTAGCAGGGAACTCCCGCGCAGGAACCCACAAATGCAAGCCGACACCGCCCCGCTCACCACTTTCGAAACGCTCCGCCCGCGCCTCTTCGGCATCGCCTACCGGATGCTGGGCGTGCGCGCGGACGCGGAAGACGTGGTGCAGGAGGCGTGGCTGCGCTGGCGGGGCGCCGACCACGACGGCCTGCAATCCGCCGAAGCCTGGCTAGTCACGGTGGCGACCCGCCTGGCGATCGACCGCCTGCGGGCGGCCAAGGCCGAGCGCGAGGCGTACGTCGGCTGGTGGTTGCCCGAGCCGCTGGTCGAGGTGGAGGAGCGCACGCCGGAGACGGCCGCCGAGCTCGCCAGCGACCTGTCCGTCGCTTTCCTGCACATGCTCGAGCGCCTCGCGCCCGAGGAGCGCGCCGCCTTCCTGCTGCGGCAGGTCTTCGACTACGACTACGTCGAGATCGCCCGCATCCTGGACAAGAGCGAAGCCGCCGTGAGGCAGTCCGTGCATCGCGCGACGGAGCGCGTGCGCGCCGAGCGTCCGAGGTTTCGCGTCCCGGCCGAGGCGCACCTGCGCCTGCTGGAAAAGTTCGTGCGCGCGGCGCAGACCGGCGACCGCGCCGCGATCCGGGCCCTGCTGGACGAGAACGCGCAGGCCATCGGCGACGGCGGCGGCAAGGTCCCCTCGGTCCTGCACGGCTTCCAGGGCGCCGAGCGCGTCACGAATCTGTATTGGGCGCACGCGCTGAAGTACGGTGACCGCCTGCACTACCGCATCGCCACCATCAACGGCGAACCGGGCCTGCTGCGCTACATGGATGGGCGGCTCGAGTCGGCGCAGGCGCTGGTGACCGACGGCTCGCGCATCGTGTCGATCTTCGTGGTGCGCAACCCGGACAAGCTCGCGAACATCCGCGTCTAGGCGGCGGCCTGTCACAGGCAGACGAGGGACTCCGTCTTGCAGGTGGGAAGCGCGAATTCCCACGTCATCACACAAGGAGCCTTCGATGTCCGAACCCCGTCTCGATTACCACGCCCTCGCGCCCAAGTCCGCCCGGGCGCTGGCCCAGCTCTCGTTCGTCGCCGCCGGCGCGCTGGACAAGCGCCTGAAGGAAATGGTCAACCTGCGCATCAGCCAGATCAACGGCTGCGCGTTCTGCATCGACATGCACTGGGCCGACCTGGTCAAGCGCGGCATGGACCCGCGGCACGTCAATGCGCTCGCCGGCTGGCGCGAGGCGCCGCGCTTCTTCAGCGAGAGCGAACGCGCCGCCCTCAACTGGGCGGAAGCCGTGAATGCGATACCGCACCGGACGCCGAGCGACGCCGACTTCGAAGCCGTGCGGCGCCACTTCAGCGACGCCGACATCGCCGAGCTGACCTTCTCGGCCGGGGCGATCCGCGCATGGAACATCCTCAACGCCAGCTTCCACACGCCGGTGCCCGAGACACCGTACGTGGCCGGTTGAACGGCGGCGGCGCGCCGGCCGGCCTTACGCAGGTGCCGGGGCTGCCGTCAACAGTGCTCGACTGCTCTACGGGTCATTACAGCGATCGGGCCCGCGGCAAGGGACACTTGCGCCGATGAGCAATAGCAGTTCGCAAGCGTCCCTTCGCCAATGGCTGATGAACCCGCCGCAGGCGGGCTCGGCCCACTCCAAGGATCATTCCGCCGAACCGGGCGAGGACCTTCTCCAGCCCGACCCTTCCAAGCTCGCCTGGATGCGCGACTCCGCGGCGGGCCTGGCCAGCCGCATCCCGAACTCGGTGTTCGCGCTGGGCGGACTGGCGGACCAGAAGTAGTTGGCGGGCGCGTGCGCGCGGCGCGTCACCACACGGCGTACAGGAACCCGGCCACCGACGCCGTGCAGGTCAGCAGGAAGATCATGGCCGGGAGGTTGCGCTCCTCCTTCGGCGCCTCGCCGGGCCGCGGCGGCACGCGGCCGTAGCGCCGCACCGGGATCGCCGAACGCTCGTTCGTTCTGAAAAGCATAACGGTATGAGCGTAGCGCGGGCGCCGCGGCGCTGTCAACGCTGAGCTTGCCGCGCCTAGCGGGCCGAGCGCGGCGCCAGGGCCAGCAGGCCTTTCACGCCGTAGAGGACGATCAGCGTCCCGGCCAGGTCGCCGATGAACATGGCGACGAAGCCGCGCACCAGGTCGGTCTGGCCGCGCCAGGCGAACCAGACGTGGTGGAGCAGGGGGCTGGCGATCGAACAGGCCACGGCGAGCACCAGCAACCTGCGCGGCGTCAGGTTCCGCAGCGAGCCCTCGAAGCCGTAGAACCGGTGCGCGCCGCGGTAGACGGCGTACGGCGCCACGGCCGCGAGGATGCCGCCCATGAAGGCGCGCTCGGGGTCGTCCGGGAAGAAGTAGGCGAAGCTGGCGTACCACGACACCAGCAGCAGCCCGATGGCGCCGGCCTCCGCGAACAGCAGCGTGCACAGCAGCCGCACGCCGGCCGGCAGGTACACCCAGTTGATGCCCGGCGCGAACTCGAGCCAGCGGAACAGCCATTCATTGATCCAGAGCATCGCCAGGAACAGCGCCATCGTGGCAAGCACCTGCAAAAACCGGGCACGAAGGTTCAGCGACGCCATGGTGTCCGCGCTAGGATATTGCGCTGAGCACCGGAGAACCTGATTGACCAAGTCTTCTCGCGGCGCGGACGTCTACCTGAGATTCCTGCAGCTCTCGGAAGCGATCCGCGGCCTGCCCTCGCTGCCGCCCCTGGATCCGCTGGAGGAGCGCATCCTGGTGTGGATCGCGCGGGCCGGAAGCGAGGGCGAGCGCCTGTCGGTGCGCGACATGCTGGCCAAGTCCGAATTCGGCGCGCCCGCCACCATCCACGCCCGTTTGAAGTCGATGCGTTCCAAGGGCTGGATCGATCTCGCCGACACCGACGATGCAAGGCGAAAGCAGGTCGAACTCACGCAGCGGGCGATGGCGCATTTCGCCCGCCTCTCGCGGCTGATGATCAAGGCAGCCAACAGCTGACGTCAGGGCCTGCTCCCGCACGGTTCGATCTCCATCGCGTTCCGCCTCTCACGTCCCCGCGGCAGCAGCGCCCGCCGACTGCGCTTCGCCGGGAAAGAGCACCAGGATGTCCCGCGAGCGGCCGGTTTCCTTCTTCAGCCAGGTGGCGACGAACTCGCGCACCGTCTCGCGCCCGTCGCGCAGGCCCACGTCGCGGTTGCGGGGATCGTTGCCGCGCCGCTCCAGCAGCGTTCCGAGTTCCTTCTCCAGGGCCTTGAGGTTGTCCGCCTTGTCGAAGCGGCCCCAGCCGCTCTGCGTCTTGCGGCTCGTCTCTTCCGGATAGATCGCGACCGGCGTCGCCAGCTCCACCGGGCCGGTTCGCACGATGCACCTTGCCGGCGTGCAGTCGATCGGCCACTTCTCGGCCAGCTTGATCTGGTACTGGTACAGCGCCGCGGTTCGCACTTCGGAAACCGTGGTTCCCAGCGGGATCGGGATCAGGCTGAAAAGCTTCACCGGCTCGGCGTCGCTGCGGGTGAAGGTCTCGTAGCCCTTGATGCGCGCGATCACCAGGATGCCGCCGTGCGTGGGAATGACCACGGGCTCGCGGCTGGAAGCCGCCTCCGTGGTGACCTGCCTGCCGGGCGCGAAATGCGTCTTCATGGCCGGCCAGGCCCACCACAGGACCGCCGCGGCCAGCACCGCGCCGGCGCCAATCCGGATGTTGATCTGCACTTCTTCTCCTCCTGCGTTGGATCACCTCACGCCTGGACGATCTTCGCCGCCTTGCGCACCAGGCCTTCGCCGTCGGCGCTCATCTTGAACGCCGTCAGGAAGTCCTCGACGCCGTAACCGGGCTGCGCCCGCTGGATCGCCGCCGCGTATTCGCCCGCCTCGCGCGTTCGTCCCGCCAGGGCCAGGCAGAACATCGCGATCGCGCGGATGTGCACGTGCGCATTGGGCCGCGCGGCGGACCTCGCGCCCCACTCCGCCGCCTCGTCATACCGGCCCAGCCGCAGCAGCGCGATCGCGCGCGAGGCCAGCATGCCGAAGAGCAGGGGGTCCAGCGGACTCAGTGCGCGCGCGTGATCCGCCTCGTCGATCGCGGCCTGCGCGTCGCCCGACTGCATGTGCACGAACGCGAGCGTGTAATGGCCCAGCGCGAAATTCGGGCTCAGCTCGATGGCTTCGCGCAGCTCGCGCAGCGCGTCGTCCTGCCGGTCCTTCAACCACATCGCACGGCCCAGCGCCCAGTGCGACGCGGGATCGTGCTCGTCCGCCATCAGCCCGTCCGCCGCGGCGCGATATGCCTGTTCGATGGCGGGGCCGCGTTCGCGCCAGCCCAGGAAGGCGTCCTGGAAATGCGTGAACGACAGCCCGGCATGCGGCCGCGCGAAGGTGGGGTCCAGGCGCACGGCGGTCTGGAAGAAGTGCCGCGCCTGTTCGTTGTCCTCGCGGTCGAAGCGGAACATGTGCCACAGGCCGCGGTGGTGCGCTTCCCAGGCGTCGAGCGAATTCGGGTTCTTGAGCACGGCGCGGTTGCGTTCGGCGACTTCGATGTGGTGGGCGATGGACGTGACGATCCGGTTGCCGATCTCGTCGAGCACGCCGAAGGTGTCGTCCAGCGGCGCCGAGAACTCCTCGGCCCAGACCACCTGCGCGCTGCGCGTCCCGACCAGCTGCACCGACACGGACAGCCGGCCGCCGGGCTCGCGCCGCAGCGAGCCGCTGGCCACGTAGTCGACGTCGAGGCGGCGCGCCGCGTCGTGCGAGTCGACCCGCCGCTCGGCCAGCGCGAACATCGTGCCCTCGGCGATCACGAACATGCTGCGCAGCTTGGCAAGCCGCGTGATCACGTCGTGCGCCATTCCGTCGCCCAGACCGCCGCGCAGGGCCACGCCCGGTGTGCGGTCCGTGAACGGCATGACGGCGAGCGACGCGCGCCGGGCCACGGCAGGGTTGGGCTGCGGCATCACCGGCTGCAGTGCGGCGCCGCTGGTGACGATGACCGTCGAGCCCGATCCACCCGCATGGCGCGACTTGGCGGCCCGCCAGGCGCGGCCGATCGGCGCCCAGTCCTGGCCCTCGGCCTCGTACTGCCGCGCGGTCGCGGCCAGGTGTTCCTCGCCTTCGCGCAGACGGCCTCGCGAGGCCAGCGCCTCCAGCAGCTTCTCGTGCGCACGGCGATCGAACGGCGCGATCGCCAGCCAGCGCTCCAGCGCCGGCAAGGTCTCTTCACTGTCGGGCGGCAGCGCGCTCAGCCAGTGCTCCAGCACCGCCGCGTGCGCGGCGCGAAAGCGCCGGCGTTCGGCGAGCAGCCAGCCCTCGAACGCGGGGCTGCGCGGCAGGTCCAGGCCTTCCAGGAATTCGCTGTCCCCGAACAACGCGGCCAGCCCCTCCAGCCGGCTTGCCGGCAGCGCCCCGACACCCTGCTGCAAAGCGGCGCGGACTTCCAGCGCGTCCACACGGCAACCGGATAGGTCGAGTGCGACGCCGTCCCCATCGGCGAGCACGCGCGGCCGGCCCGGCCCGTCCAACACCGTGCGCAGCTTGCTCAGGCACCACCTCAGTTCGCCGCGAGGATCGCTCGGCAAATCCCACAGCAGTTCGCACAGGTGGCTGCGCGTCGTGGAGTGACCGGCCAGTGCGAGGTAAGCCAGCAGCGCGCGCACCTTGCGCGAAGGCGGCAGCGGCACCGGGGCGCCCGCGCGGCTCAACGTCAATGGGCCGAGCAGGCGCAGCACCAGCCCGGCATCGGCAGGCTGGTCCGTTGGCATCTGCGTTCGTGCTTCCACGCGAATTTCCACGCCGCCCACCACGCTGGTTTCCACTTCACCGGCAGACAGTCTTCGTCGACGGCCGCAGGAGCCGTCCCCCGCGGCGCGGGGCCTCCTCAACCACTCACTGGAGCAACGCTCATGAACGCACTGTCCGCCACCGCCGTCCGTCCGCAAGCCGCCGCCGGGCCCGACTTCGCCGCCATCAAGGGCCGGCAGAAGGCTGCCTGGGCCTCGGGGGACTATGCCGTGGTCGGCACTACCTTGCAAATCGTCGGCGAGACGCTCTGCGAGGCGGCCGACCTGTGCGCCGGCGAGCGCGTGCTGGACGTCGCCGCCGGCAACGGCAACGCGACGCTGGCCGCCGCGCGCCGCTGGTGCGAGGTGACCTCGACCGATTACGTGCCCGCGCTGCTCGAGCGCGGCCGCGAGCGCGCCGCGGCCGAGCGCCTGCACGGCATCGACTTCCAGGAGGCCGACGTGGAAGCGCTGCCGTTCGACGACGCGAGCTTCGATGCCGTGGTGTCGACGTTCGGGTGCATGTTCGCGCCCAACCCGGCGCGTGTCGCCGCAGAGATGATGCGCGTGTGCAAGCCCGGCGGCCGCATCGCGATGGCGAACTGGACGCCGGACGGCTACATCGGCCAGCTGTTCAAGACGGTCGGCAGGCATGTGCCGCCGCCGGCCGGCGTCAGCTCGCCGGCGTTGTGGGGAACGCGCGGCCTCATCGCCGAGCTGTTCGAGACGCAGGCATCGCACATCGCGATCGAGAAGCGCCAGTTCATGTTCCGCTATCGCTCGCCCGAGCACAAGCTCGAGGTCTTCCGCGGCTACTACGGTCCGGTCCTGAAGGCTTTCGCCGCGCTCGACGCCGACCGCCAGCACGCGCTGGCCGAGGACCTGGCGGCGCTCATGAACCAGTTCAACCGCGCGCGCAACGGCACGCTCGTGATCCCGAGCGACTACCTCGAGATCGTCATCACCCGCCGGTAAGCAAGGAGGAGCCATGAAGAACCCGACTCAACTTCCGTGGATCGCGGCGGCCTGCCTGGCGGCCATGGCAGCCCAGGTGCGCGCCGACGCGGTCACCGACTGGAACACCGTGGCCGGCGACCTGGTCGTGCAGGCGAAGATGGGCACGCCGCCCGCGAACCGGCTGATGGCGATCGTGCAGACCGCCGTGCACGAAGCGGTCGCGGACGCACAGCAGCAGCGCGGCGAGAGCGCGGCCGTCGCAGGCGCGGCCGCCGTCGCCGCGGCCAACCGCGCGACCCTGGCCAAGCTGCTGCCGCAGCAGGAGGCGGCGATCACCACGGCCTACCAGGCTGCGATCGCGAAGCTGGGCGACAGCCCCGCCACCACCGCCGGCATCGCGGCCGGGGAACAAGCCGCGGCACGCGTGCTGGCCTGGCGCGCGAACGATGGCGCGGCAGCGGCTGATCGCTACCGGCCGCATGCCGCGCCGGGTGCGTTCGTGCCGACGACGGCCGTGGCTGCGCCGCACTGGCCGCAGCGCAAGCCCTGGGTGCTGGCCGATGCGGCGCAGTTTCGCCCCGGCCCGCCGCCCGCCCTGAACAGCTCGCAATGGGCTCGCGACTACAACGAGGTCAAGGCGGTCGGCGCGAAGGCGAGCCAGCAGCGCACCGCCGAGCAGACCGAAGCGGCACGCTTCTGGGAGTTTTCGCTGCCGCCGATCTATCACGCCGTCGTGCGCTCCGTCGCGCTGTCACCGGGCCGGAGCATCGAGCAGAACGCGCGGCTCTTCGCTGCCGCGAGCCAGGCGATGGACGATGCATTGATCTCGGTGATGGATGCCAAGTACCACTACGGCTTCTGGCGTCCGGTCACGGCCATCCGCAACGGCGACCGCGACGACAACCCCGCGACCGAGATCGACGCGGGCTGGGCGCCGCTGATCGATAACCCGGGGCACCCGGAATACCCCAGTGCGCACAGCATCCTGGCGGGCGCGTTGGGTGAGCTGCTGAAAGCGGAGGTCGGCACGGGGCGCATGCCGGAACTCGCGACGAACAGTCCGACCGCCAACTTTGCGACGCGGCGCTGGTCCACGGTGGATGCGTTCATGCAGGAAGTAGCGAACGCCCGCGTGTGGGAAGGCATCCACTACCGCACGTCCACCGAGGTGGGCCTGTCGATGGGGCGCAGCATCGGCGCACTGGCCGCGACGCGGGTGGCTCGACCGCCGTCCGACTCGGCAGTGCCGCAGGCCGCCAACCGCTGAGCAACCGGCTCTTTCGGGCTACCGGCTCGAAGGGCCGCGCACGGCGATGAGGCTCCTCAACGGCGGCAAGCCCGCGCCCCGCCTTGACTCGCGCGGGCTCGCCGACTGTTGAGGCTGCCTTCCGGGCCCGCGCGCTCCCCACATCGCAAATCCGGACCTGAGCCCCAAAGCGGCGCACTCCGACGCAAAATGAACTCGTTGATCGCGTGCCAGGTGGCAGCAGTTCACGAATGCGGGGAGGCATGCAGTAATGAAGGTCGTTCTGTTTTGCGGGGGCCAGGGCCTGCGGATGCGCGACGCGGAAAATTTGCCCAAACCGATGGTGCACATCGGGTCGCGGCCGTTGCTCTGGCACGTGATGAAGTACTACGCACACTTCGGGCACAAGGACTTCATCCTGTGCCTCGGGCACCGCGCCGACGTCATCAAGAACTATTTCCTGCAGTATCAGGAGTCGCTGTCGAACGACTTCGTCCTGTCCAACGGCGGCAAGAACCTGGAGCTCCTGCACAGCGACATCCAGGATTGGCGCATCACCTTCGCCGACACCGGCATCAATTCGAACATCGGGCAGCGCCTGCGCGCCGTGCGCAAGTACGTCGAGGGTGAGGAGGAATTCCTCGCCAATTACAGCGACGGCCTGTCGGACCTGCCGCTGCCGCAGCAGATCGACGACTTCCGGCGCCAGGGCAGGGTCGCCAGCTTCCTGTGCGTGAAGCCCAACCTGAGTTACCACGTCGTCTCCACGCAACCGGGCAGCAGCCTCGTGTCGGACATCCATCCGATCAATGACGGCGACATTCGCGTCAACGGCGGCTACTTCGTCTTCCGCAAGGAGATCTTCGAGTACATCGGCGACGGCGAGGAACTCGTCGAGCAGCCGTTCCATCGCCTGGCGAAGGAGCAGCAGCTGATCGGCTACCGCTACGACGGCTTCTGGGCGTGCATGGACACGTTCAAGGACAAGCAGCAGCTCGAGCGGCTGCAGGCCGGCGGCGCCGCGCCCTGGGAGATGTGGAAACGCTCGCCGGAGGCTACGTGCTCCCGTTGATCCTGCCGAAGGACCCGGACGCCCCGCTCAACGTGCTGTGCCTTGGGGCGCATGCCGACGACATCGAGATCGGCTGCGGCGGCACCATCCTCCAGCTTCTCTCGACGCGGCCCAACGTCCACGTGACGTGGGTGGTGTTCAGCGGCGCGGGAGAGCGGGAGCGCGAGGCTGAGGCCGGCGCGTCGCACTTCCTCGAGAAGGCCGCCGGGCGCCGCGTGGTGGTGCGCAAGTTCCGCGACGGCTACTTCCCCTGGCAGGGCGCCGAGATCAAGGAGTTCCTCGAAGGGCTCAAGGCCGAGGTCGACCCCGACCTCATCTTCACCCACTATCGCGAAGACCGGCACCAGGACCATCGCACCGTCAGCGACCTGACGTGGAACACCTGGCGGCGGCACATGATCCTCGAATACGAGATTCCCAAGTACGACGGCGACCTGGGCGCGCCCAACTGTTTCGTGCCGCTGCCGCGCGCGATCTGCTCGCGCAAGGCCGGCCTGATCTGCGAGGTGTTCCGCAGCGAGTCGCACAAGGCGTGGCTGACCGAGGATACGTTCGAGGCGCTGCTGCGCCTGCGCGGGGTGGAATGCGCCGCCCCGGAAAAACGTGCCGAGGCTTTCCACTGCCGCAAGCTCGTGCTGGGCACGGGTGCGTGAGCCATGGGTAGCGACGGACCGAAGATCCTCTTCATCGTCATGTCGGCGGTCAGCCGGCCGGAGACCGTGACGCAGCTCGCGCGGTCGCTCGCGCCGCACCAGGTGCTGGTCCACCACGACTTCTCGCAGACGCCGCACTTCCCGCTGGCGGCTCCCAACGCGCAGTTCGTTCCTGAGCCTCGGCGCACCGGCTGGGCGGTGTGGGGTTTCACCGAGGCCGTCTTCCACTCGGTGCGGCATGCGCTGGAGCACTTCGAATTCGACTACCTGCAGACGCTCAGCCCCACCTGCCTGCCGGTCAAGCCGATGTGCGAGTTCGAGCGGCATGTGGCCGGTGAGGCGCAGGCGCACTTCGACTGCATCGACCTGCTGGCCGACCGCGATGCGCTGATGTCCGTCGGCTACCGGGCGTTCACGCCGGAAGGCACGTTGCGGCACCGGGCGCTCAGGCGGCTGTCGCGCCACTATTTCGGCGAGACGCCGGGCCGCCGCGACGAGGCGGGCATCTGGCTGCGCAGCGGTGCGGGCCCCGGTGTCATGCCGTGGATCGCGCGTGCGGCGGTGGGCGCGTTCTCGCATTCCTGGATCGGCGGCCATCCGTTCGGCCCGTCGTTGCGCCCCTATTACGGCTCGTCCTGGTTCGGCGCGAAGCGCGACATCGTGCGGGCCCTGCTGGCGCGGTTCGACGACCCGGGCATCCAGGAGTACTTCAGCCGGCTGCGCATCGCCGACGAGTTCCTGATGGCCACGCTGCTGATGCAGCTGGTCGAGCGCAAGGGGCCGATGAACCACCTCGTGCAGCGCTACGACGAGGCGCACGTCAATGACTTCACGCCGGAGGATGTCGAGCGGCTGCGCAGCACGCCGGCGTTCTTCGCCCGCAAGTTTCCCGATGACCCCGCGGCGCCCGTGCGGCTGCAGGTGCTGCGTGAGCTGGTGCAGGTGGAGCCGTGGCCGGTTTCCGCCCAGCGGCAGCAGGATCACGCCGGCTTGCGCAGCGGCCGCAAGGCGATCTCGGTGACTTCCACCGTGCGCGGCAGCGAGAGCGCGTGGACGGCCAGGGCCGCCACGTCCTCGGGCTGGATCAAGGACGCCGGGTCGTAGGCCTTGCCCTCGACCGCATGCAGCTGCGCCTGCATGCGGGTGGCGGTGCGGCCGACGAACAGGCTCATCACCCGGACGCCGTCGGCATTGACCTCTTCGCGCAAGCTGTCGGCCACCGCCTTGAGTGCGTGCTTGGTCGCGGCGTACTGGGCGACGTTCGCGCGGGCCGAGAGGCCGGCGCTCGAGTTCACGAACACGACCTGGCCCTGCGCGGCCTTCAGCCGCGGCAGCAGCCGCTGCGTGAGCACGTAAGGCGCGCGCACGTTGGTCCGGTACTGGCTGTCGAACTCATGGGCCGGCGAGTTCTCGAACGGTCCCCATTCGAGAGCGCCCGCGGCGTGGACCAGGATGTGGACCGCGGGAAGGTCGCGCTCTAGGACGGCGGCCAGCTCGTCGACCTGGTCGTCGATGGCCAGGTCGCTCGCGTAGCAGCGGTGTTGCCGCTGCGGCGTTCGCGTCGCCGCTAAGACGGCCTGCAGGCTGTCGCGGTTGCGCCCGACCAGGCACAGGGTTGCGCCGCGTTCGGCCAGCGCCAGGGCGATGGCCTCGCCGATGCCGCGGCTCGCTCCGGTCACGACCGCGATCTGTCCTTCAAGTGCATTCATGTAGCGCGCGCCAGCAGGTCGTGGCGCTCCAGCAGCGCGGCGGCTTCGCGCACGACGGCGAAGGGCATGCCCGAACGCTGGGCGATGTCCAGCAGGCTGGCCTCGCCGTCGGAGAAGTTCAGCACCCACAGCATCGCCATCTCGACCTGCTTCGGACCGCTGCCGCCGGTTGCGCCGTACAGCCCTCGCTGACCGAGCTGCGGCTCACAGCGCGGCTTCAGGTTGAGGTAGTGCCCGTCGTGTTCCAGCACGTCGAAGACCGACAGCAGCGTGTCGAACGCTCCGGCCAGCGCTTGCGGCGTGACGAAGTCCAGGTTGTCCGCCGAGGTGTGGTACTGCGGGAACTGCCCATGATGGCTGCGCATCAGGCAGCCGACCGGCAGGTTGAATCCGGGCGAGCAGTACTGGCGCTCGTCATAGCCGTAGGGCGAGAACGGAACCACCTTGTGGCCGGGATCCGCGTGCGAGAGGACATGCTCCACCGCGCGGTCGATCGCCGCGTTGCCCCGGCGGCTGCGCTTGTAGGTGAAGCTCGCGCGGTCGCCGATGCAGGTGAGCACCAGCCCGTGCCGGATGTTGCGCGTGAGCTCCTCGTTGCGGCTCAACCAGGTGATCGCGCCGATCGTGCCCGGAACGAAGACGAAGCGATAGGAATAGCGCCGCGGCTGCTTCGCCAGGTGCTGCGCGAGGAAGGTGGCGACCGCCAGGCCCGACAGGTTGTCGTCGGCCAGCGAGGGATGGCAGGCGTGGCAGGAGATCAGCACCTCTTCCTGCGTGCGGCCCTCGACCAGGCATTCGCCGTAGGTGAGGTGGCCGTCTTCCAGCGTGGAATCGATGCAGACCTCGTACCCGGTGTCGGGCAGCTGCTCCAGCTGGCGGTGCGGCAGGCAAAAGCCCCAGCTCTCCTTGTAGTAGGAGGTGCGGTAGGGGATCAGCTCGGGGCGGTCGGGCAGCGAATGCAGGTGCGGCCGCA from the Ramlibacter henchirensis genome contains:
- a CDS encoding RNA polymerase sigma-70 factor, with amino-acid sequence MQADTAPLTTFETLRPRLFGIAYRMLGVRADAEDVVQEAWLRWRGADHDGLQSAEAWLVTVATRLAIDRLRAAKAEREAYVGWWLPEPLVEVEERTPETAAELASDLSVAFLHMLERLAPEERAAFLLRQVFDYDYVEIARILDKSEAAVRQSVHRATERVRAERPRFRVPAEAHLRLLEKFVRAAQTGDRAAIRALLDENAQAIGDGGGKVPSVLHGFQGAERVTNLYWAHALKYGDRLHYRIATINGEPGLLRYMDGRLESAQALVTDGSRIVSIFVVRNPDKLANIRV
- a CDS encoding carboxymuconolactone decarboxylase family protein, which produces MSEPRLDYHALAPKSARALAQLSFVAAGALDKRLKEMVNLRISQINGCAFCIDMHWADLVKRGMDPRHVNALAGWREAPRFFSESERAALNWAEAVNAIPHRTPSDADFEAVRRHFSDADIAELTFSAGAIRAWNILNASFHTPVPETPYVAG
- a CDS encoding winged helix-turn-helix domain-containing protein encodes the protein MTKSSRGADVYLRFLQLSEAIRGLPSLPPLDPLEERILVWIARAGSEGERLSVRDMLAKSEFGAPATIHARLKSMRSKGWIDLADTDDARRKQVELTQRAMAHFARLSRLMIKAANS
- a CDS encoding transcriptional regulator, whose protein sequence is MPTDQPADAGLVLRLLGPLTLSRAGAPVPLPPSRKVRALLAYLALAGHSTTRSHLCELLWDLPSDPRGELRWCLSKLRTVLDGPGRPRVLADGDGVALDLSGCRVDALEVRAALQQGVGALPASRLEGLAALFGDSEFLEGLDLPRSPAFEGWLLAERRRFRAAHAAVLEHWLSALPPDSEETLPALERWLAIAPFDRRAHEKLLEALASRGRLREGEEHLAATARQYEAEGQDWAPIGRAWRAAKSRHAGGSGSTVIVTSGAALQPVMPQPNPAVARRASLAVMPFTDRTPGVALRGGLGDGMAHDVITRLAKLRSMFVIAEGTMFALAERRVDSHDAARRLDVDYVASGSLRREPGGRLSVSVQLVGTRSAQVVWAEEFSAPLDDTFGVLDEIGNRIVTSIAHHIEVAERNRAVLKNPNSLDAWEAHHRGLWHMFRFDREDNEQARHFFQTAVRLDPTFARPHAGLSFTHFQDAFLGWRERGPAIEQAYRAAADGLMADEHDPASHWALGRAMWLKDRQDDALRELREAIELSPNFALGHYTLAFVHMQSGDAQAAIDEADHARALSPLDPLLFGMLASRAIALLRLGRYDEAAEWGARSAARPNAHVHIRAIAMFCLALAGRTREAGEYAAAIQRAQPGYGVEDFLTAFKMSADGEGLVRKAAKIVQA
- a CDS encoding class I SAM-dependent methyltransferase translates to MNALSATAVRPQAAAGPDFAAIKGRQKAAWASGDYAVVGTTLQIVGETLCEAADLCAGERVLDVAAGNGNATLAAARRWCEVTSTDYVPALLERGRERAAAERLHGIDFQEADVEALPFDDASFDAVVSTFGCMFAPNPARVAAEMMRVCKPGGRIAMANWTPDGYIGQLFKTVGRHVPPPAGVSSPALWGTRGLIAELFETQASHIAIEKRQFMFRYRSPEHKLEVFRGYYGPVLKAFAALDADRQHALAEDLAALMNQFNRARNGTLVIPSDYLEIVITRR
- a CDS encoding vanadium-dependent haloperoxidase, which codes for MKNPTQLPWIAAACLAAMAAQVRADAVTDWNTVAGDLVVQAKMGTPPANRLMAIVQTAVHEAVADAQQQRGESAAVAGAAAVAAANRATLAKLLPQQEAAITTAYQAAIAKLGDSPATTAGIAAGEQAAARVLAWRANDGAAAADRYRPHAAPGAFVPTTAVAAPHWPQRKPWVLADAAQFRPGPPPALNSSQWARDYNEVKAVGAKASQQRTAEQTEAARFWEFSLPPIYHAVVRSVALSPGRSIEQNARLFAAASQAMDDALISVMDAKYHYGFWRPVTAIRNGDRDDNPATEIDAGWAPLIDNPGHPEYPSAHSILAGALGELLKAEVGTGRMPELATNSPTANFATRRWSTVDAFMQEVANARVWEGIHYRTSTEVGLSMGRSIGALAATRVARPPSDSAVPQAANR
- a CDS encoding glucose-1-phosphate cytidylyltransferase; this translates as MKVVLFCGGQGLRMRDAENLPKPMVHIGSRPLLWHVMKYYAHFGHKDFILCLGHRADVIKNYFLQYQESLSNDFVLSNGGKNLELLHSDIQDWRITFADTGINSNIGQRLRAVRKYVEGEEEFLANYSDGLSDLPLPQQIDDFRRQGRVASFLCVKPNLSYHVVSTQPGSSLVSDIHPINDGDIRVNGGYFVFRKEIFEYIGDGEELVEQPFHRLAKEQQLIGYRYDGFWACMDTFKDKQQLERLQAGGAAPWEMWKRSPEATCSR
- a CDS encoding PIG-L deacetylase family protein, with the protein product MLPLILPKDPDAPLNVLCLGAHADDIEIGCGGTILQLLSTRPNVHVTWVVFSGAGEREREAEAGASHFLEKAAGRRVVVRKFRDGYFPWQGAEIKEFLEGLKAEVDPDLIFTHYREDRHQDHRTVSDLTWNTWRRHMILEYEIPKYDGDLGAPNCFVPLPRAICSRKAGLICEVFRSESHKAWLTEDTFEALLRLRGVECAAPEKRAEAFHCRKLVLGTGA